The following proteins come from a genomic window of Nautilia profundicola AmH:
- a CDS encoding NADH-quinone oxidoreductase subunit B family protein, with protein sequence MSIITRSPFLFRINTGSCNGCDVELATTAMIPRYDVERLGCRYTGSPKHADILLVTGPITARSKPYLLEVLDELPNPFVVVAVGTCPTSCGIFRDSYAIEGPLDRYVKVDVNVPGCPPRPQAIIDGVAKALEIWKQKIRDMK encoded by the coding sequence ATGAGTATTATTACAAGAAGCCCGTTTTTATTCAGAATCAATACAGGCAGTTGCAACGGGTGTGACGTGGAACTGGCGACAACTGCCATGATACCGAGATACGATGTGGAAAGACTCGGGTGCAGATATACAGGAAGTCCGAAACACGCTGATATTTTGCTTGTAACCGGTCCTATAACGGCAAGAAGTAAACCGTATTTACTGGAAGTTTTAGATGAACTTCCTAATCCGTTTGTTGTAGTGGCTGTGGGGACCTGTCCAACAAGCTGCGGAATTTTTAGGGATTCATACGCTATTGAGGGACCGCTTGATAGATACGTAAAGGTTGACGTAAACGTTCCGGGATGCCCTCCAAGACCGCAGGCGATAATAGACGGTGTTGCTAAAGCGCTTGAAATTTGGAAACAAAAAATAAGGGATATGAAATGA
- a CDS encoding FAD-dependent oxidoreductase, translated as MVAVYKSDVVIVGAGLAGLAAARELVKAGKSVTVLTKLHPLRSHSGAAQGGINAALADDDDVELHKFDTVKGSDYLADQDAVELMCEKAPETIRWIERMGAVFSRREDGRIAQRPFGGQSRPRACFAKDRTGLTLLQTMYEQCVREDVLMLDEWYVADVLYEDGKAYGVVAYNLKDLTPAIFNAKAVMFATGGYARAFKVNSNAHANTGDGLSILARRGIPLEDMEFVQFHPTGLAGSGILMSEAARGEGGRLFNRNGERFMEKYAPEKMELAPRDVVSRAIMKEIIEGRGAKEDPFAVYLDLTHLGEKKINERLPELRDLALTFLGRDMVKEPILISATAHYSMGGIPVDINGHIRKSPTELTEGLYAAGECACVSVHGANRLGANSLLEALFYGRWTGQSILKDLDNIEFKEANAKEAENMLSEVKGLLNSNGNEKVSQIRSELQETMSTKVGVFREESTMLEAKEKLKELRQRFKNIKLDDKGKLYNTDLQEAIELGHMLDYALFIVEGAINRKESRGAHYREDYPKRDDENFLKHTFGYLKDGEIELDYGEVKITKFEPQERKY; from the coding sequence ATGGTAGCCGTATATAAAAGTGATGTTGTTATAGTAGGTGCGGGACTTGCGGGGCTTGCTGCCGCAAGGGAGCTTGTAAAAGCCGGAAAAAGCGTAACGGTTTTAACAAAACTTCATCCTCTTCGTTCCCACTCGGGTGCCGCTCAGGGCGGTATAAACGCGGCGCTTGCCGATGATGACGATGTAGAACTTCATAAATTCGATACAGTAAAAGGTAGTGATTATTTGGCGGATCAGGATGCGGTTGAGCTTATGTGTGAAAAAGCACCTGAGACAATCAGATGGATTGAAAGGATGGGTGCGGTATTCAGCCGTAGGGAAGACGGAAGAATTGCTCAAAGACCGTTTGGAGGACAAAGCCGTCCGAGAGCGTGTTTTGCAAAAGACAGAACGGGACTTACTCTTTTACAGACAATGTATGAGCAGTGTGTAAGAGAAGATGTTTTAATGCTTGATGAATGGTATGTGGCCGATGTGTTGTATGAAGACGGTAAAGCGTACGGGGTTGTCGCATATAACTTAAAAGATCTAACACCTGCAATCTTTAACGCAAAAGCCGTAATGTTCGCTACAGGCGGATATGCAAGGGCGTTTAAGGTAAACTCAAACGCGCATGCGAATACAGGTGATGGACTTTCTATTTTAGCAAGACGCGGTATTCCTCTTGAAGATATGGAATTTGTACAGTTTCACCCGACGGGACTTGCCGGAAGCGGTATTTTAATGAGTGAAGCCGCAAGGGGTGAGGGTGGAAGGCTGTTTAATAGAAACGGCGAAAGATTTATGGAAAAATACGCTCCTGAGAAGATGGAACTGGCTCCAAGGGATGTGGTAAGCCGTGCGATTATGAAAGAGATAATCGAAGGCAGAGGAGCAAAAGAAGATCCTTTTGCGGTATATCTTGACCTGACCCACTTAGGTGAAAAGAAAATCAACGAAAGACTTCCTGAACTTCGTGACTTGGCACTCACTTTCCTCGGGCGTGACATGGTAAAAGAGCCTATTTTAATTTCAGCCACTGCTCACTATTCAATGGGCGGTATTCCTGTGGATATAAACGGGCATATAAGAAAATCTCCTACAGAGCTTACAGAAGGACTGTATGCCGCGGGTGAATGTGCTTGTGTAAGCGTGCACGGTGCAAACAGACTCGGTGCAAACTCGCTTCTTGAAGCGCTTTTCTACGGAAGATGGACGGGACAGAGTATATTAAAAGATCTTGATAATATTGAATTTAAAGAAGCAAACGCAAAAGAAGCGGAAAATATGCTTAGCGAAGTTAAAGGGCTTTTAAATTCAAACGGAAACGAAAAAGTTTCTCAAATAAGAAGCGAGCTTCAGGAAACCATGAGTACGAAAGTAGGGGTTTTCAGAGAAGAATCAACTATGCTTGAAGCCAAAGAAAAACTAAAAGAACTCCGTCAAAGATTCAAAAACATAAAACTTGACGATAAAGGTAAACTTTACAACACAGACCTTCAAGAAGCTATTGAGCTTGGGCATATGCTGGATTATGCTCTGTTTATCGTTGAAGGTGCGATTAACAGAAAAGAATCACGCGGAGCTCATTACAGGGAGGATTATCCGAAAAGAGACGATGAAAACTTCTTAAAACATACTTTCGGTTATTTAAAAGACGGGGAAATAGAACTTGATTACGGTGAAGTAAAAATTACAAAATTCGAGCCGCAAGAGCGTAAATATTAA
- a CDS encoding respiratory chain complex I subunit 1 family protein, translated as MSANIIHFLIFPGGLFALALGIFMLSLERIVVARLQGRVGPPIYQNFIDVVKLFNKEILIPKDAKESVFKYAPLIGFAGMLAMLYFIPIPGVYEGSGVNSDLILLIYVMALPAIAHILGGGASSSPYAAIAVNRELKLMLVYEMVFVIIAFSIALYVGHGDAVFSLKKIMQYQQTHGSFLLDWKFWPAVIAFVIFVLATLELPPFQIAHHNDADVMDGFLIEHSSIPLAIYEMTDALKIVLLSIVFQIFFFPVVIADDAMLNLLWFIAKTVVFVMFFSLIHAILPSYRIDQAFKFLLIVPTTLSLITLVLVILSVKGLI; from the coding sequence TTGAGCGCTAATATAATTCATTTTCTGATTTTTCCCGGAGGGCTTTTTGCCCTGGCACTCGGTATTTTTATGCTGTCTCTTGAAAGAATTGTGGTTGCGAGGCTGCAGGGGCGTGTAGGACCTCCGATTTATCAAAACTTCATTGATGTCGTTAAACTTTTTAATAAAGAAATATTAATTCCCAAAGACGCAAAAGAGAGTGTGTTTAAATACGCTCCGTTAATCGGGTTTGCGGGAATGCTTGCGATGTTATACTTTATTCCGATTCCCGGTGTATATGAAGGAAGCGGTGTTAACAGCGATTTGATACTGCTGATTTACGTAATGGCGCTTCCTGCTATTGCACATATTTTAGGCGGTGGTGCTTCAAGTTCTCCTTATGCGGCGATTGCGGTAAATAGGGAACTTAAGTTGATGCTTGTGTATGAGATGGTGTTTGTGATTATCGCTTTTAGTATCGCACTATATGTAGGGCACGGCGATGCTGTGTTTTCACTTAAAAAAATTATGCAATATCAGCAGACTCACGGAAGTTTTCTGCTTGATTGGAAATTCTGGCCGGCGGTGATAGCTTTTGTTATTTTTGTTCTTGCTACGCTTGAATTGCCTCCGTTTCAAATAGCGCATCATAACGACGCCGACGTAATGGACGGATTTTTAATAGAACACAGCTCAATTCCTCTTGCAATTTATGAAATGACAGACGCTCTTAAAATAGTACTTTTGAGTATCGTGTTTCAAATTTTCTTTTTCCCGGTGGTGATTGCGGATGATGCGATGTTAAACCTGTTATGGTTTATAGCTAAAACGGTGGTATTTGTAATGTTTTTTTCTTTAATACATGCAATTCTGCCAAGCTACAGAATCGACCAGGCGTTTAAGTTTTTACTTATCGTTCCTACAACTCTTAGCTTGATTACGCTTGTTTTAGTGATTTTATCTGTAAAAGGACTGATATGA
- a CDS encoding NADH-quinone oxidoreductase subunit C, translated as MKETLKQKVITELKERLTGDYELRDEKDEKGNIQIWLKLHNRKDILHVAEVVKELGGRCVIISAYKKDDHHVLVYHLDIDGMLLNVEVELFDNKVDSITLILNSANWTEREFKEMFGIELIGHPNPARLFLDESIAEGILGEYMPLSQAMNGAATCCMWEKIESERHKDEY; from the coding sequence ATGAAAGAAACTCTTAAACAAAAAGTTATAACAGAGCTTAAAGAAAGGCTCACGGGGGATTATGAATTAAGAGATGAAAAAGACGAAAAAGGAAATATTCAGATATGGCTGAAACTTCATAATCGTAAAGACATTTTACACGTTGCGGAGGTAGTCAAAGAACTTGGAGGCAGATGCGTGATTATCAGTGCATATAAAAAAGACGACCACCACGTGCTTGTATATCATCTTGACATAGACGGAATGCTTTTGAACGTGGAAGTGGAACTGTTTGACAATAAGGTTGATTCTATTACTCTGATACTTAATTCTGCAAACTGGACCGAAAGGGAGTTTAAAGAGATGTTCGGAATTGAACTTATAGGGCATCCGAATCCTGCAAGACTCTTCCTTGATGAAAGTATAGCTGAGGGGATACTCGGTGAATATATGCCGCTCTCTCAGGCAATGAACGGAGCTGCAACATGCTGTATGTGGGAAAAAATCGAAAGTGAAAGGCACAAAGATGAGTACTAA
- a CDS encoding succinate dehydrogenase/fumarate reductase iron-sulfur subunit, which yields MEVTFKVYRYNPEVDEKPHYEKYTLDMSDDGVILDALNKIKWEIDGSLSYRRSCRHGICGSCAIKLNGKNVLACKTSIKEAVEMFGDTLVIEPLSKNKEKVIKDLVNDKKDFWDKNAKVKPYLIAEIDEHPKSENLIKPALVEMIEEADYCIACGCCYYACESVRANKDFLGPQALAKTYRFTADVRDEAKKERLELVDKLGIGIWDCVKCQACIEVCPKGVDPFTKITHLHNQVFEEGVAKRNVATKHAEGFVHSIKKHGILDEGMLVLYSEGVNVVRHMPEAMAMFMKGKIKLPWQMPKSEGLEEIQKLIEISQTHELKD from the coding sequence ATGGAAGTAACATTTAAAGTATATAGATACAACCCGGAAGTAGATGAAAAACCTCATTATGAAAAATATACGCTTGATATGAGCGACGACGGTGTAATTCTTGATGCACTAAATAAAATCAAGTGGGAAATCGATGGAAGCCTCAGTTACAGAAGAAGCTGCAGACACGGTATTTGCGGAAGCTGTGCCATCAAACTGAACGGCAAAAACGTGCTTGCGTGTAAGACAAGCATAAAAGAAGCTGTTGAAATGTTCGGAGATACTCTTGTGATAGAGCCGCTTAGCAAAAACAAAGAAAAAGTAATAAAAGATTTGGTTAACGATAAAAAAGATTTCTGGGATAAAAACGCTAAAGTCAAACCTTATCTGATTGCGGAGATTGATGAACATCCAAAAAGCGAAAATCTGATAAAACCGGCACTTGTTGAAATGATAGAAGAAGCTGATTACTGTATTGCATGCGGGTGCTGTTATTATGCGTGTGAGAGTGTAAGGGCTAATAAGGACTTCTTGGGACCTCAGGCGCTTGCCAAAACATACAGGTTTACGGCTGATGTCAGGGATGAGGCTAAAAAAGAAAGGCTTGAGCTTGTGGATAAACTCGGAATCGGTATATGGGACTGTGTGAAATGTCAGGCTTGTATTGAGGTGTGTCCTAAAGGGGTTGATCCGTTTACGAAAATCACACATCTGCATAACCAGGTATTCGAAGAGGGAGTGGCTAAAAGAAACGTCGCTACCAAACACGCCGAAGGTTTTGTACATTCTATTAAAAAACACGGAATCCTTGATGAGGGAATGCTGGTACTTTACAGTGAAGGCGTAAACGTTGTACGTCATATGCCTGAAGCCATGGCTATGTTTATGAAAGGTAAAATCAAACTGCCTTGGCAGATGCCTAAAAGCGAAGGCCTTGAAGAGATACAAAAACTTATCGAAATATCCCAAACACACGAGTTAAAGGATTAA
- a CDS encoding 4Fe-4S binding protein: MSGFLKIAIRNLLKGPTTDPYPFGPTFIPDKLRGKLKVDAKACTACGTCEEVCPSGAIHITKNENVYVHTTWYNTCCFCGNCEFFCPTGAIKLTNDFHTANTEAEKFKFITVAAVPEVKCEKCGEYFMAPSYELLKRAYPHVNESIEKFLTLCPKCRQKDAFERLHK, encoded by the coding sequence ATGAGCGGGTTTTTAAAAATTGCGATAAGGAACTTATTAAAAGGACCGACAACTGATCCGTATCCGTTCGGTCCTACGTTTATACCGGATAAATTAAGAGGTAAATTAAAAGTTGACGCCAAAGCGTGTACGGCATGCGGAACTTGTGAGGAGGTGTGCCCTTCAGGTGCTATTCATATAACAAAAAACGAAAACGTTTACGTTCATACCACATGGTACAACACATGCTGTTTTTGCGGTAACTGCGAGTTTTTCTGTCCTACGGGGGCTATTAAACTTACAAATGACTTTCATACCGCAAACACCGAAGCTGAAAAATTCAAATTTATTACGGTTGCCGCCGTACCTGAAGTAAAATGCGAAAAATGTGGCGAATATTTTATGGCGCCAAGCTATGAACTTCTAAAAAGGGCATATCCTCACGTAAACGAATCAATAGAGAAATTTTTAACACTTTGTCCTAAGTGCAGACAAAAAGACGCATTTGAAAGGTTGCATAAATGA
- a CDS encoding hydrogenase maturation nickel metallochaperone HypA encodes MHELSIVQSMMKIVEKASQGKEVKKLVVKIGKMSGIEPHFLKESFDFFKEGTVCETAEMEIIEVDVRIKCFGCGNESDIKGFDFHCPVCGSEKTKIIAGEEMHIEYIEVKE; translated from the coding sequence ATGCATGAGTTGTCAATAGTCCAGTCAATGATGAAAATCGTTGAAAAAGCAAGCCAGGGTAAAGAAGTAAAAAAACTTGTAGTCAAAATCGGCAAAATGAGCGGTATTGAGCCTCATTTTTTAAAAGAGAGTTTTGATTTTTTCAAAGAAGGCACGGTTTGCGAAACGGCTGAAATGGAAATTATAGAAGTTGATGTAAGAATTAAATGTTTCGGCTGCGGAAATGAGAGTGATATTAAAGGCTTTGATTTTCACTGTCCCGTATGCGGCAGCGAAAAAACGAAAATTATCGCCGGTGAAGAGATGCATATAGAATATATAGAAGTGAAGGAGTGA
- a CDS encoding 4Fe-4S dicluster domain-containing protein, translating into MANKFIFADASKCIGCLNCELACAASHMGVSIEEAYDMGLKGIDLIHRNTVIKHANLTAPMQCMQCEDAPCVNACPIDIIKYENNYVKIYEDDCIGCRSCAMVCPFGAIVMAPSQSTNVTGLVALKCDLCGGTEGDQACVNVCPTDALSLIDYTEYKAKKQNEAFERLNQNA; encoded by the coding sequence ATGGCTAATAAGTTTATATTTGCGGATGCGAGTAAATGTATAGGATGTCTGAACTGTGAGCTTGCGTGTGCAGCAAGCCACATGGGCGTAAGTATTGAAGAAGCATATGATATGGGACTTAAGGGAATTGATTTAATACACAGAAACACGGTAATAAAACATGCAAACCTGACAGCACCTATGCAGTGTATGCAGTGTGAGGACGCACCGTGTGTAAACGCGTGTCCGATAGATATTATCAAATATGAAAACAACTACGTAAAAATATACGAAGACGATTGTATAGGATGTAGAAGCTGTGCTATGGTTTGTCCTTTCGGGGCTATTGTAATGGCACCGAGCCAGTCTACAAACGTAACTGGACTTGTCGCACTTAAATGCGACCTGTGTGGAGGAACTGAGGGTGATCAGGCATGTGTAAACGTATGTCCGACAGATGCGTTAAGTCTAATCGATTATACGGAATATAAAGCGAAAAAACAAAACGAGGCATTTGAGAGACTGAATCAAAATGCATGA
- a CDS encoding nickel-dependent hydrogenase large subunit has translation MSTKIPIGPFHIGLEEPIYFKIDLKGETVTDVDMINGFVHRGIEYLAMQKNFFQNLILTERVCSLCSNNHPFTYVMAVEKIAGIEVSKRANYLRVVADEVKRIASHMFNLSMLAHLVGFHSLMTQTMEAREIMQDIKESIWGNRMDMSANTLSGVKYDLDEGQIEYILKRLEELEPQVDELMDIYFNSKITKARTVGVGVLPKEEALRLGVTGPTARGSGVNNDVRDKAPYAAYDELKPNVCLEEGGDVYSRMKVRWREVKDSIRLVRQAITNLPEGPVVTQKRPHIPAGEAVTRTEAPRGELIYYLKTDGSQKPLRMRWRVPTYMNWEALRVMIPGNKLSDVAVIFNSIDPCISCTER, from the coding sequence ATGAGTACTAAAATTCCTATCGGGCCGTTTCATATAGGACTTGAGGAGCCTATATATTTTAAAATAGACCTAAAAGGTGAAACGGTAACGGATGTAGATATGATTAACGGGTTTGTTCACAGGGGAATAGAATACCTCGCGATGCAGAAAAACTTTTTTCAAAATCTTATTTTGACAGAGAGGGTTTGTTCGCTGTGTTCGAACAACCATCCTTTTACATATGTAATGGCCGTGGAAAAAATAGCGGGTATTGAAGTGAGTAAAAGAGCTAATTATTTAAGGGTTGTGGCTGATGAAGTTAAAAGAATAGCTTCACATATGTTTAACCTCTCTATGCTTGCTCACCTTGTAGGGTTTCATTCTCTTATGACCCAGACAATGGAAGCGAGAGAAATTATGCAGGATATTAAAGAATCTATCTGGGGTAACAGAATGGATATGAGCGCCAACACCCTAAGCGGTGTGAAATACGACCTTGACGAAGGTCAGATTGAATATATTTTGAAAAGATTAGAAGAACTCGAACCTCAGGTTGATGAGCTTATGGATATATATTTCAATTCTAAAATAACAAAAGCAAGAACCGTAGGTGTCGGAGTGCTTCCAAAAGAAGAAGCGCTTAGACTCGGAGTCACGGGTCCGACTGCCAGAGGTAGCGGTGTAAACAATGATGTCAGGGATAAAGCGCCTTATGCCGCTTATGACGAGCTTAAACCGAATGTCTGTTTGGAAGAGGGAGGAGATGTATATTCAAGAATGAAAGTCAGATGGAGGGAAGTTAAAGATTCCATAAGACTTGTGCGTCAGGCGATTACAAACCTTCCTGAAGGTCCTGTGGTAACACAAAAAAGACCTCACATTCCTGCCGGTGAAGCTGTTACAAGAACGGAAGCTCCAAGGGGTGAGCTTATTTATTATCTAAAAACTGACGGAAGCCAAAAACCTCTAAGAATGAGATGGAGGGTTCCGACATATATGAACTGGGAGGCCTTAAGGGTTATGATCCCGGGTAATAAACTTAGTGATGTCGCTGTGATTTTCAACAGTATCGACCCTTGTATTTCATGTACGGAAAGATAA
- a CDS encoding glutamate synthase subunit beta: protein MKKDFTRIPKKIQRKRDPEERRKDFEPVYIEFNQDEATEQAKRCITCPIDIMRGMDSEFSFCRTGCPLGNYISQWIREVRNGNLKKAFELSNETSPFPEVMGRVCPHDNLCQGACTIAKTEHGSVAIGAIEVFISEEGFKQGLKPYYGEDKKRKKRVAVIGSGPAGMSCATYLLRGGANVEIFEKSDRPGGLLTYGIPNFKLHKDVIFRRFKWMEEAGLKLHLNHPILTQEEFEKLVNEFDAVFIGVGAPSGRGARMENEDANGVYHVMDVLTHAQKRVFKDFDECILKDKKVVVLGGGDSAMDAVRTSVRSGAKEVTCVYRRDEANMPGSKKEVINAKEEGVKFMFYTAPKAVKVDENKNVVGIICQKTELGEPDSSGRRRVQVVEGSDFEIPCDIIILALGFDNVKFAWYEHAGIETDKWGCPKVNERYQTTNPKVYAGGDAVRGADLVVTAARDGRDAAYAILEDLGLKD from the coding sequence ATGAAAAAAGATTTTACAAGAATTCCTAAGAAAATTCAGAGAAAAAGAGATCCTGAAGAAAGAAGAAAAGATTTTGAACCCGTATATATTGAATTTAATCAAGATGAAGCCACTGAGCAGGCTAAAAGATGTATAACGTGTCCTATCGATATTATGAGAGGAATGGACAGTGAGTTCAGTTTTTGTAGAACGGGATGTCCTTTAGGTAACTATATTTCTCAGTGGATTAGGGAAGTAAGAAACGGCAACCTTAAAAAAGCGTTTGAACTCAGCAATGAAACATCTCCTTTTCCTGAAGTAATGGGTAGGGTTTGTCCACACGATAATCTGTGTCAGGGTGCGTGTACTATTGCTAAAACCGAGCACGGAAGCGTGGCAATCGGCGCGATTGAAGTGTTTATAAGCGAAGAAGGGTTTAAACAGGGACTAAAACCATACTACGGAGAAGATAAAAAAAGAAAAAAAAGAGTGGCCGTAATCGGAAGCGGACCTGCAGGGATGAGCTGTGCGACTTATCTTCTAAGAGGCGGTGCGAATGTTGAAATATTTGAAAAATCAGACAGACCCGGAGGGCTTTTAACATACGGAATTCCAAATTTCAAACTTCACAAAGACGTAATTTTCAGAAGATTTAAATGGATGGAGGAGGCGGGTCTTAAACTGCATCTGAATCATCCTATTTTAACCCAAGAAGAGTTTGAAAAATTAGTAAATGAATTTGACGCCGTATTTATAGGTGTCGGTGCTCCGAGCGGCAGGGGTGCGAGAATGGAAAACGAAGACGCAAACGGAGTGTATCACGTAATGGATGTGTTAACTCACGCGCAAAAAAGGGTGTTTAAAGATTTTGACGAGTGTATTTTAAAAGATAAAAAGGTTGTTGTTTTAGGAGGCGGTGACAGTGCGATGGATGCGGTCAGAACTTCTGTAAGAAGCGGTGCGAAGGAAGTTACGTGTGTATACAGACGTGATGAGGCTAATATGCCGGGAAGTAAAAAAGAAGTGATTAACGCAAAAGAAGAGGGTGTTAAATTTATGTTTTATACCGCTCCAAAAGCCGTAAAAGTTGACGAAAACAAAAATGTTGTGGGAATTATATGCCAAAAAACAGAACTCGGTGAGCCTGACAGCAGCGGCAGAAGAAGAGTTCAGGTTGTTGAAGGAAGTGATTTTGAAATTCCTTGTGATATAATTATATTAGCCCTTGGTTTTGATAACGTAAAATTTGCTTGGTATGAGCATGCAGGAATCGAAACCGACAAATGGGGATGTCCGAAAGTAAACGAAAGATACCAAACAACAAATCCGAAAGTATATGCCGGTGGTGACGCCGTAAGAGGTGCGGATCTTGTTGTAACAGCGGCAAGGGACGGTAGAGATGCGGCATATGCTATTTTAGAGGATTTGGGATTAAAGGATTAA